A region from the Conexivisphaerales archaeon genome encodes:
- a CDS encoding deoxyribonuclease IV, whose amino-acid sequence MSKADQVLLGVHVSISGSIDLAVDRALTLGCTTFQMFTRNPQGWKYAELAEESVKLFKSKLKKSNIKVAVDHMPYLPNLSSPVDSIYQKSLEALTVELRRADSLNLQELVVHLGSHMGKGLAYGQRRLAEAVRKALNEAEPSCHLLLENMSGQKNAVGASIDDLSKIMKLIGDDERVGVCLDTCHLYAAGYDITTESGIDKLLEDFDSMIGIDRLRVVHLNDSKGELGSGLDRHENIGKGYIGKKGFKNILAREEITSKPLILETPVGSEEDYRTDMKTVRELLKDC is encoded by the coding sequence TTGAGTAAAGCAGACCAAGTTTTGCTTGGTGTTCACGTTTCTATCTCAGGCTCTATCGACTTAGCTGTAGATAGAGCTCTGACTCTTGGCTGCACAACATTTCAGATGTTCACAAGAAACCCTCAGGGATGGAAGTACGCAGAGCTCGCTGAAGAATCAGTAAAACTCTTCAAGTCAAAGCTGAAGAAGAGCAACATAAAAGTCGCTGTTGACCATATGCCGTATCTTCCAAATCTATCTTCACCTGTAGACAGCATATACCAGAAGTCGCTCGAGGCACTCACCGTGGAGCTGAGGAGGGCAGACTCTCTCAATCTGCAGGAGCTGGTGGTGCACCTCGGGAGCCACATGGGTAAAGGACTAGCATACGGGCAGAGAAGGCTTGCTGAAGCTGTCAGAAAGGCGCTGAATGAAGCTGAACCTTCGTGCCACCTGTTGCTCGAAAACATGTCAGGACAGAAAAATGCAGTAGGTGCAAGCATAGACGACCTGTCAAAGATTATGAAACTCATAGGAGATGATGAGAGGGTTGGTGTATGCCTGGATACATGCCATCTTTACGCCGCTGGTTATGACATAACTACAGAATCAGGGATTGACAAATTGCTCGAAGATTTTGACAGTATGATAGGGATTGACAGGCTCAGGGTTGTGCATCTGAACGATTCGAAGGGTGAGCTGGGTTCAGGACTTGACAGGCACGAAAACATAGGCAAAGGCTACATAGGGAAGAAAGGGTTCAAAAATATTCTTGCCAGGGAGGAGATAACATCCAAGCCTCTGATACTTGAAACACCAGTTGGAAGCGAAGAAGACTACAGGACTGATATGAAGACTGTTAGGGAGCTTCTCAAAGACTGCTAG